The following coding sequences lie in one Myxococcus xanthus genomic window:
- the mltG gene encoding endolytic transglycosylase MltG yields MKRILWVLGAAFVLLVASGAGAFFWIEQQARTAAAPPGADVVEFTVPKGTSGRGLGTLLESQGLIRDARVWRWHLYRRGSFAPKAGRHEVSASMTLAELATELEGNPIPEDVPFVVVEGWRLRDTDAALVAAGFIKPGAYIAAASKPKNFTAPFPLPSTGTLEGYLYPETYGVIPGKFDVEALIQRQLDAFAQRFYAPNRDAIPKSGRTLHEVVVMASMLEREEPLPDQRPLVAGILWKRVDKGYPLGVDATSRYELAQWNDRVAFLKRLRDPQDPYNTRHKKGLPPGPIGAPTVASLQAAMSPKPSEYWYYLHDAQRILRPSRNAEEHEALRRKYNVY; encoded by the coding sequence CGCGGCGCCCCCTGGCGCGGACGTGGTGGAGTTCACCGTGCCCAAGGGCACGTCCGGGCGAGGCCTGGGCACGCTGCTCGAATCGCAAGGCCTCATCCGTGACGCGCGGGTGTGGCGCTGGCACCTGTACCGGCGCGGCAGCTTCGCCCCCAAGGCGGGCCGCCATGAGGTCAGCGCGTCAATGACGTTGGCCGAGCTGGCCACGGAGCTGGAAGGCAACCCCATTCCCGAGGACGTCCCGTTCGTCGTCGTCGAGGGCTGGCGCCTGCGCGACACGGACGCGGCGCTCGTGGCCGCGGGCTTCATCAAGCCGGGCGCGTACATCGCCGCGGCCAGCAAGCCCAAGAACTTCACCGCGCCCTTCCCCCTGCCCTCCACGGGCACGCTGGAGGGCTACCTCTACCCGGAGACCTACGGCGTGATTCCGGGCAAGTTCGATGTGGAGGCGCTCATCCAGCGTCAGCTGGACGCCTTCGCGCAGCGCTTCTACGCGCCCAACCGCGATGCCATCCCGAAGAGCGGTCGCACCCTGCACGAAGTGGTGGTGATGGCCTCCATGCTGGAGCGAGAGGAGCCGCTGCCCGACCAGCGCCCCCTGGTCGCCGGCATCCTGTGGAAGCGCGTGGACAAGGGCTACCCGCTCGGCGTGGACGCCACGTCGCGCTATGAGCTGGCGCAGTGGAATGACCGCGTCGCCTTCCTCAAGCGCCTGCGGGATCCACAGGACCCGTACAACACGCGGCACAAGAAGGGCCTGCCGCCCGGCCCCATCGGCGCGCCCACCGTGGCCTCGCTCCAGGCCGCGATGTCGCCCAAGCCGAGCGAGTACTGGTACTACCTGCACGACGCGCAGCGCATCCTCCGCCCGTCGCGCAACGCGGAGGAGCACGAGGCGCTCCGCCGCAAGTACAACGTGTACTGA
- a CDS encoding enoyl-CoA hydratase/isomerase family protein, producing MSAPAAEVLLEVEGAVATLTLNDTARRNVMTPELGDALCARVAELKGRDDVRAVVLTGAGGAFSAGGDLKMLERLRQVSFEDARAFMLGFYARYLSVLDLPVPVIAAVDGPAIGAGLCVALACDVCLVAEDSKLALNFVQLGLHPGMGATYLAPRRAGAQAAAELLLTGRRFDGKEAVKLGLALEAAPAGQVLSRANELAGRIAANAPLAVRALKQRLGIERAELQRALEEEARFQAESYGSQDLGEGLAAAAARRAPVFQGR from the coding sequence ATGTCCGCTCCAGCCGCAGAGGTCCTTCTCGAGGTGGAGGGTGCCGTCGCTACCCTCACCCTCAATGATACCGCCCGACGCAACGTGATGACGCCCGAGTTGGGAGACGCGCTGTGCGCGCGCGTCGCCGAGCTGAAGGGGCGTGACGATGTCCGGGCGGTGGTGCTCACCGGGGCGGGAGGCGCGTTCTCCGCCGGTGGGGACCTGAAGATGCTGGAGCGGCTGCGCCAGGTGTCCTTCGAGGATGCGCGCGCGTTCATGCTCGGCTTCTACGCGCGTTACCTCAGCGTGCTGGACCTTCCGGTGCCCGTCATCGCCGCGGTGGACGGGCCCGCGATTGGCGCGGGGCTGTGTGTGGCGCTGGCGTGTGACGTGTGCCTCGTGGCCGAGGATTCGAAGCTGGCGCTCAACTTCGTCCAGTTGGGCCTGCATCCGGGCATGGGCGCCACATACCTGGCGCCGCGCCGGGCGGGAGCGCAAGCCGCCGCGGAGCTGCTGCTCACTGGCCGCCGCTTCGATGGCAAGGAAGCGGTGAAGCTGGGACTGGCACTGGAGGCAGCACCGGCGGGACAGGTGCTCAGTCGCGCCAATGAACTCGCGGGACGGATTGCCGCGAACGCGCCGCTCGCCGTGCGTGCGCTGAAGCAGCGGCTGGGGATTGAACGGGCCGAACTCCAGCGTGCGCTGGAGGAGGAGGCTCGCTTCCAGGCGGAGAGCTACGGCAGCCAGGATCTGGGCGAGGGACTGGCCGCTGCAGCCGCGCGGCGCGCCCCCGTGTTCCAGGGGCGCTGA